From a single Capsicum annuum cultivar UCD-10X-F1 chromosome 12, UCD10Xv1.1, whole genome shotgun sequence genomic region:
- the LOC107856509 gene encoding uncharacterized protein LOC107856509, translating to MSAMQFLAFIQATFHWIAVSVDYFVVVSFSILNEVYGEISLSEEILSLRPGPRGIGVCVLGGMLCVHSNTFLQGKIIFKVWVLKEYEVEGSWMPLLTIEDSRFLNVKPKYRFAYGEVLFRCMSSQPTSGHAFRTCNGPFRSSPRTDTIQDGYTFMKSLISPKSLTY from the coding sequence ATGTCTGCCATGCAGTTTTTGGCATTTATACAAGCAACATTTCATTGGATTGCTGTTTCAGTTGATTATTTTGTGGTGGTTTCGTTTAGTATTTTGAATGAAGTGTATGGAGAGATATCTTTGTCAGAGGAAATATTAAGCTTGAGGCCGGGCCCCAGAGGTATTGGCGTTTGTGTGTTGGGAGGAATGCTTTGTGTTCATTCGAATACGTTTCTTCAGGGGAAGATTATTTTTAAGGTATGGGTATTGAAAGAATATGAGGTCGAGGGATCTTGGATGCCATTGTTAACTATAGAAGATTCTAGGTTTCTTAATGTCAAACCGAAATATAGGTTTGCATATGGTGAAGTGCTATTCAGGTGCATGAGTAGTCAACCTACGAGCGGGCATGCATTTAGGACGTGCAATGGACCATTTAGATCATCGCCTCGAACTGATACCATTCAGGATGGATACACTTTTATGAAAAGTTTGATTTCTCCAAAATCACTAACTTATTAG